From Paenibacillus sp. PK3_47, the proteins below share one genomic window:
- a CDS encoding DNA-directed RNA polymerase subunit alpha, with translation MIEIEKPKIETVEANDEGTYGKFVVEPLERGYGTTLGNSLRRILLSSLPGAAVTSVQIDGVLHEFSTVPGVMEDVTEIILNLKALSLKIHSDEEKVFEIDAEGEGVVTAGDIRADSDVEILNPDLHIATLGPGARLHMRIFAGRGRGYVQADRNKRDDQPIGVIPVDSIYTPISRVNYEIANTRVGQVTNYDKLTLEVWTDGSIRPEEAVSLGAKILNEHLVLFVGLTDEAKDAEIMVEKEEDKKEKVLEMTIEELDLSVRSYNCLKRAGINTVQELTTKTEEDMMKVRNLGRKSLEEVQEKLEELGLGLRTEE, from the coding sequence GTGATAGAAATCGAAAAGCCGAAGATTGAGACCGTAGAAGCCAATGATGAAGGAACCTATGGGAAATTCGTAGTTGAACCGCTGGAACGTGGATACGGAACGACTCTGGGGAACTCGCTTCGCCGGATTCTGCTTTCCTCCCTGCCGGGAGCTGCAGTAACTTCGGTCCAAATTGACGGCGTTCTGCATGAGTTCTCGACCGTTCCTGGCGTAATGGAAGATGTGACGGAAATCATTTTGAACCTTAAAGCTCTTTCCCTGAAGATTCATTCAGATGAAGAGAAAGTGTTCGAGATTGATGCTGAGGGTGAAGGCGTCGTTACCGCAGGTGATATCCGTGCGGATAGCGATGTTGAGATCCTCAACCCGGATCTTCACATTGCAACGCTGGGACCTGGCGCGAGACTTCACATGCGAATTTTTGCAGGCCGTGGTCGCGGCTATGTCCAAGCAGACCGGAACAAACGCGACGACCAGCCAATCGGTGTTATTCCGGTTGACTCCATCTACACTCCTATTTCCCGTGTGAATTACGAAATTGCCAACACTCGTGTAGGTCAAGTGACCAACTACGACAAGTTGACACTGGAAGTTTGGACAGATGGAAGCATCAGACCGGAAGAGGCCGTTAGCCTTGGAGCCAAAATTTTGAACGAGCACCTCGTTTTGTTCGTAGGACTTACGGACGAAGCGAAAGACGCCGAAATTATGGTCGAAAAAGAAGAAGACAAAAAAGAAAAAGTGCTTGAGATGACTATCGAAGAACTCGATCTTTCTGTCCGTTCCTACAACTGCCTCAAACGTGCCGGTATTAATACCGTGCAAGAGCTGACTACGAAAACTGAAGAAGATATGATGAAGGTTCGTAACCTGGGCCGCAAATCTTTGGAAGAAGTTCAAGAGAAGCTTGAGGAGCTCGGTTTGGGTCTCCGTACAGAAGAATAG
- the rpsK gene encoding 30S ribosomal protein S11: protein MAKPKKVVRTKRRDRKNIESGVAHIRSTFNNTIVTITDPHGNAISWASSGGQGFRGSRKSTPFAAQMAAETAAKAAMEHGMKSVEVMVKGPGAGREAAIRSLQAAGLEVNLIKDVTPVPHNGCRPPKRRRV, encoded by the coding sequence ATGGCTAAACCGAAAAAAGTCGTACGTACTAAACGTCGCGACCGGAAAAATATCGAGTCTGGCGTGGCACACATCCGTTCCACGTTCAACAACACTATCGTTACGATCACGGATCCTCACGGAAATGCAATTTCCTGGGCAAGCTCCGGTGGTCAAGGATTCAGAGGTTCCCGTAAATCGACTCCATTTGCAGCGCAAATGGCAGCCGAAACAGCTGCTAAAGCTGCTATGGAACACGGCATGAAGTCCGTTGAAGTTATGGTTAAAGGACCGGGCGCAGGCCGCGAAGCAGCCATCCGTTCCCTTCAAGCCGCAGGCCTTGAAGTAAACCTCATTAAAGACGTAACTCCGGTTCCTCACAATGGATGCCGTCCGCCGAAGCGTCGCCGCGTATAG